In Streptomyces longhuiensis, the following proteins share a genomic window:
- a CDS encoding GOLPH3/VPS74 family protein — MGRSRRTIPEELLLLALDPATGTTAQPQSLDLGLAGAQLVELALAGRIAPDGDRIAVVAPRPTGDPTLDCALELLRRRGTPVRAVHWIGGPRLGLRQTYLSHLERCGMVHAVAGQMCGVLPTTRYQATDTAISREIRSRLDSAIRTGVPPDPRTAALAALAHAVGLGKHLYPGNEGRSSRSRLRDLIRHDPMGGLVAHAVMDVQNGVAAQPRRSPAPPGKGAPEPGRVPMQPHHGSMARAVAH; from the coding sequence ATGGGCAGGAGCCGCAGAACAATTCCGGAGGAGCTTCTGCTGCTCGCTCTGGACCCGGCCACGGGTACCACAGCGCAGCCGCAGTCGCTCGACCTAGGTCTGGCCGGAGCACAGCTAGTAGAGCTGGCGCTGGCCGGACGGATAGCCCCAGACGGGGATCGTATCGCCGTGGTGGCACCACGGCCGACCGGAGATCCGACTTTGGACTGCGCACTGGAGTTGCTGCGAAGGCGCGGCACCCCGGTACGTGCGGTGCACTGGATCGGCGGGCCCCGACTGGGGCTGCGCCAGACGTATCTCTCGCATCTGGAAAGGTGCGGCATGGTCCATGCCGTGGCCGGCCAGATGTGCGGGGTGCTGCCGACGACTCGCTACCAGGCGACGGACACGGCCATCAGCCGGGAGATCAGGTCCCGGCTGGACAGCGCGATCCGTACCGGCGTACCGCCGGACCCACGGACCGCGGCGCTCGCCGCACTGGCCCACGCGGTCGGACTCGGCAAGCATCTGTATCCGGGGAACGAGGGACGATCGTCCCGCTCCCGGCTGCGGGACCTGATCAGGCACGACCCCATGGGCGGCCTCGTGGCGCACGCCGTGATGGACGTCCAGAACGGTGTGGCCGCTCAGCCACGCCGCAGCCCGGCCCCGCCGGGCAAGGGAGCGCCGGAGCCCGGCAGGGTTCCGATGCAGCCGCACCACGGGTCGATGGCCCGCGCCGTGGCGCACTGA
- a CDS encoding helix-turn-helix domain-containing protein, which yields MASNVNPTVRRRRLGQELRRLRELKGMTAEEVAERLLVSQSKISRLENGRRSISQRDVRDLCGVYEVEDHRIVDSLMQMAKDSRQQGWWHSFGDIPYSVYIGLETDAASLRVYDPQVVPGLLQTRAYAETLITGALPETMPTDIDKRVQVRVRRQERIAAPDNPLRLWTVLDESALRRVVGSRAVMREQLEHLVEQSQLPHVTVQVIPFDMGAHPGLNGQYAILEFPDAADSSVVYIEGVTSDLYLEKANDVQKYSVMYEHLRAQALNVEQSRQFIAKIAQEYALQEAV from the coding sequence GTGGCGTCCAATGTCAATCCCACCGTCAGGCGACGCCGGTTGGGCCAGGAGCTGCGCCGGCTCCGTGAGCTCAAAGGCATGACCGCCGAAGAGGTGGCCGAGCGGCTCCTGGTCTCACAGTCGAAGATCAGCAGGCTCGAGAACGGACGGCGCAGCATCAGCCAGCGCGACGTCCGCGACCTGTGCGGGGTCTACGAGGTCGAGGACCACCGCATCGTCGACTCGCTCATGCAAATGGCCAAGGACTCCCGCCAGCAGGGCTGGTGGCACTCCTTCGGCGACATCCCGTACAGCGTCTACATCGGCCTGGAGACGGACGCGGCGAGCCTGCGCGTCTACGATCCGCAGGTCGTGCCCGGTCTGCTGCAGACCCGGGCGTACGCGGAGACGCTGATCACGGGCGCGCTCCCGGAGACCATGCCGACCGACATCGACAAGCGGGTCCAGGTCCGGGTGCGCCGCCAGGAGCGCATCGCGGCCCCGGACAACCCGCTGCGGCTGTGGACCGTGCTCGACGAGTCGGCGCTGCGCCGTGTCGTCGGCAGCCGGGCGGTCATGCGCGAGCAGCTGGAGCACCTGGTCGAGCAGTCGCAGCTGCCCCATGTGACCGTGCAGGTCATTCCGTTCGACATGGGCGCGCACCCGGGCCTGAACGGCCAGTACGCGATTCTGGAGTTCCCGGACGCCGCGGATTCGAGCGTCGTCTACATCGAGGGCGTCACCAGTGATCTCTATCTGGAGAAGGCCAACGATGTGCAGAAGTACAGCGTGATGTACGAGCATCTGCGGGCACAGGCACTGAATGTGGAACAATCCCGACAGTTCATCGCGAAGATCGCCCAGGAATACGCGCTCCAGGAAGCCGTCTAG
- a CDS encoding DUF397 domain-containing protein, protein MAIQQGGTNSWTKSSYSTGNGACVEVKSPLLAAIAVRDSKAPEGPSIDFAPDSWNSFVTEVGRGAFDAA, encoded by the coding sequence ATGGCAATTCAGCAGGGCGGCACGAATTCCTGGACCAAGTCCTCCTATTCGACGGGCAACGGCGCGTGCGTCGAGGTCAAGTCCCCCCTCCTGGCCGCGATCGCGGTGCGGGACTCGAAGGCCCCCGAGGGGCCCTCGATCGACTTCGCCCCCGATTCGTGGAACTCCTTCGTGACCGAGGTCGGCCGGGGCGCCTTCGACGCCGCCTGA